Below is a genomic region from Trichoderma asperellum chromosome 2, complete sequence.
CCTCGCGAAAAACTTCCGACCAAGCCAGTTCTGCCCGCTGAGTCGGAGTAAGAGATGCGCCGGCTTGTTGGGCAAACAGCGGGGTTGTCCACGGGGGCCTGAACGGCTTTCATCTCCCGAATGATCGATTTCAACGAATCCCTACAGCTCGTCAGCTCATATGCCCGTTTAGAATAGTAAATACTGCTGCCCGTTTATTGCCGTTTCTACGTATGTAATCGTCTGTCATACGCTAGCAGGCCATATCGCCCCGCATATGTAGTCATGGCGTGGACATTTCGGCTCCGTCTTGTCTCTGGGTCAACAATAGCTAGGGTTAATGTTCAACCTCTAATATACAGCATACCGCTCCGTTAATAACCTAGATTCCAATATTTTAGTCACTATATCATGGGCGCCTTTTCAAAAGCCACAACAAATATGTTGCGAAACTTAAGGTGATGTTCGTTTCAAGGTATGCTAAATGGTGGCTGAGACAAGCTTATTCATGTAGCCGCGAATAGATGCAGCTTAATTCAATGCAACTACAGCTAGagaatagttttaaatacaGCATAAGCGACAccggaaaaaggaaaagaaatgcgAACGCGGGATAAGCATACAACCGAAAGAAGCTCCTCCGTCTTATTCGTATACGTATAGTCTGGATCTGTTCCATACCGCATGCGCTTTAGACTCTTACAACTAAGGTATAATCTCAGCCAACGCATTGCAGCGAGACGCTCTTACTAGTGTCGGCATTGCTGCCTCCATTCTCCAAGAGGGAAAAAGTGTAAGAACCCTTCTCTAATTCCCATTTGTTTGTCCGATCGAGAATCATCAAATATCGATCCACTTCCAATTCCAGCGAAATAGTCTTTTTCTCCCCGGCATCCAAATACACTCGTTGGAAAGCGACGAGTTGTTTTACAGGCTGTGTAATGATGGATACACGGCCCAATAAATAGATCTGGACGACGTAGCTGCCAGAAACGGTGCCAGTATTCTGGACAGTCACGGAGAAGTCGATCCAATCACCGCCACCAAACGTCTGGCTATTAGTTCGTGTATCAACACTGGATCTTTTTGAGTTGGTGCTTCTTATTGATGCAGTCGgagaagaagttgaaaaGGTAGTATACGACAAGCCGTGTCCAAATGGATACACCGGATCAGACGGAATGTCCAAATACTGCGCTGCCCGAGCTGAAGGCTTGTAATTGTAGTATGCTGGAAGCTGGCCCACCGAGTAAGGTATCGTGATTGGCACGCGTCCGCCTGGATTAAACGCACCAAAGATTACATCTGCAATTGCTTGCCCCCCAGCTTGCCCTCCGAAATGAGTATCCAGCACTGCGGCAGATTGTTGATAATGATCTGGTATGGCAAATGGCCTTCCACCTTCAAGGACAAGCACTACTGGCTTACCAAGGGCATAAATCTTCCTGGCCAAGGCCTCCTGGCTTGGTGCGAGATCCAAAGTTCCACGATCGCCGCCTTCGCCATCACTATTCCAAGCAGCTCCCACGGCGAGGACAATAACATCGCTATCTTGTGCAATTGCCACAGCTTGGTCGAGCGCATCGCCGTTTGGCGACACCAGATTCCACCAGAAAATGAGCTGTGAGTTAACAGAATTGACATTGGCTGTTTTTTTGAAGTTATTCCACGATTGCAGTTCAATTTTCACGTTGTGTTTGGCGCCTTTTTTAAATGTAAACTCTACGCCATCCTGGGGTGGTATAGAATTATTTTGCTGTATCCACCCATAGCCTTCGATATTTCCCAAGACATTGCCGTCGGGGCCGTAGCCCTTGGACGCAATAAACTTGCCATCAACATAGAGCTTTGATGTACTGTTCGGCCCAATCGCAACGCCAATCCATCCATTGACGTCTAAATCCGTCGGGGATTCAAATTGGCCTTCCCAGATGGCGCTAAAGTTATTTGAAGAAAGGCCTTGCGGGGGATATAATCCCCAATCCTGGGCGGGAACCTCTAATCTTGATGCCTTGGGGGATGTAAAGTTGGTCTCGGCGTAGTACGTTGCCTTCAAACCTCCAGCCGTGCCGTCAGGGGCAGAAAGGAGATACCCTGGGACCACATATTGGTTATTGTATTCCCAGCTATTGGTACCCCAGCTAGATTTAAGCTGTCCACCTGAGCTACTGTTCTTCAAATGGCTTAGCATGCCCTGGCGAAGAGTGTGTGCATACTTAGCAGGGTACTGCCCAAGAGCGCCAGAGTAATCTCCCAAATTAATTGTATCGGCAAAAGGCCCGATCAGTGCAACCTTGGATTTTGATGGATCCAACGGAAGTGTACTATTGTCATTCTTAAGCAGTATTATGCTCTTATGTGCAGCTTCCAACGCAACGTCTTGGTGACTGGCAACAATAGCAAGCGGATCAATATTATCGGGAATGTAAGGATTGTTAAATAGGCCGAGATCCCACTTGACGCCCAAAATCTGTCGAACATGCGATTGAAGAGTCTTGAGTGGCACAGATCCATTGGCAACAAGGTCTTTCGTGGTCTATCTGTGTTTAGTAAAATTGCCAACACATATTTTTACAATTACTTACAGTTAAATAGGAATCGAGATCCCAGTCATAAAAGTCAATCATACCACCAGCATTAAACCATTGTTGCATGGCGTCTGCTTGAGAGCTTGCCACTTTGTGTTCTGTGAGAAGGTTTCTCATGCAAGTATCATCTGCTAGAGTAAATCCATCAAAACCCCAATCTTCTAGAGCCTGGTACAGCATAGGGGAAACAGCAGCGGGTATTCCATCAATTTCATGATATGCCCTGTTTCAGTTAGCTACATTCGCGAGATAGGATGCGGTCTTACATCATTACTCCTCTCGCCCCCCCTTTGTCGAAATTTGCTTTAAACGGGATAAAAAGATCTTGCATAATCTGTCGAGTTCCAAGCCCCGTGAATGGAGCAGTGTTGTGGCCCGCTTGGGCAGCACCGTGGGCGGCAAAGTGCTGACTTATTAGCTTGACACACAGCTATAATAGGACTGAAAATCACCTTCATAATAGGAAAAACCGCGTCTTCTGACCACGTTTTATTCTTGGACAGACCAGAAGAGTAGGCAACCCCAATATGCGATGTGAGAACTTTATCTTCGCCAAAAGTTTCTATAGCATgttagtaaaataaagaCTCCTGGTCGGCGTTGTTACACACCTTGAACCCTTCCCCATCGAGGCTCTTGGGCAAGATCAAGAACTGGCGAAAAGCAGCCATGTATTCCGATAGACCGCGCTTCTGTCCCTATGGCCCGACCAACGCGATATACAATATCCGTATCGAACGAAGCAGCCATTGCAATATTCTGAGGAAATAAAGATTGCTTAAACGATCCAACACCGTGGAGGCACTCTTCAACGAGCATTAAAGGAATTTGAACATGGGACTTTTCCAATTGAAGCTTTTGCACCGCGTTGAAATAGGATTTGTTCATAGGATACCTACCCACATGTAAGACACGGCAATAGCATTGCGGTCAAAGTATACTAACCAATCATGCATTACACCAATGGGAGATTTCGGGCTGAGGTGCATTGTTTGGTCTGTCATATGTCAGTTGTCTTTTTACATAGAGATCCTTTTACCAATTACCGTAGAGTTCATTATGTGAATCTTTTCCAACAATATCACCAGCGAACATCAGATGCAGCTGCAAGACTACATAGTATCAGCCATTTAGAATGCTTGAAGTTTTGTTTTCCGCATGAGTGTAATATCTACCCAAGTCGCTCACAGACATCTTTGAGATCAAAGAGTCAATAAATTGGTCTTTATTGGGAGCACTGTTGATGGTTCTATCATTACTCCTGTCGGCCAGCCGATCAAATCTAGCGTCAATCTGAGAGGCGATCGATATGGCAAAAAATGAGGCAGTTTTCCAATGCTTGAATCGCATATTGAAATAGCTGCtgcatttattttaaaaaaagactcTCAGAATTATGTATAAAACATATACTTTGTATTCTTGAAGCTCTCTACGGAATGTCTAGGCTACATATGTTGCGTCGCAATTGACGCCGCTCTACAGTAAAACGAGGGGAGATCGACAATCAGATCGATGCGGGGGGGAATCCGATCGGGTATTTGGCTAAATGAAAGGACATCTTTGGTTTGATACTACCTCGCATAGACATATATTACCCTACGGATCATTTTTTTGTCAAGTCAGGTGCCGTGTATCATCTCCACCTAATTCGATGAGCCGACTGTAAACAAGAATAGTTCAAAGTCGGCCAAAGATAAACACAAACATACTAGTTGCATCAGATCATCACCTGATATATAGAGTAAATATTAGCCTGAAGACAGTAGCGCCAATTCCTTTACCGTTACCTGTTGTCTGTGTTTAAATATGTAAGCAATAGTAGGAAAATACGCGGTTAAAAATCCGAAGGATATGTGTTTTACTCAGTAAGAGTGTTCAATATTATTATCCTTGGCATACGCGCCGTGCTGCCATTTACATCCCAATGAAAATTTGTCTCAATTACTACATTGTAGTAACacctctttctttccaatCGCCAGGGGCTACAACAAATCAAGAGAACTACCGTGGTCGTAGTAGGGTAGTAGATTATGCAGGCACTAGCAGTTGTTTATTAACAGCGCCGACTTTACTCACAACACGCCACTCTAGATAATTTGCGTGAGTATCATATTTGGGCATTAATCAATATTCTCAAATTCTTGGTGAGCGACGaaagaagtaaactttttTCGTGAGTATGTGCGCCTGTCCGAtgtttttggcttttgtGTCTATACTCTACATATGTATATTTGATCCTAGCTCTAGGTCAACattaaataatctattttaGAGAAGTCATATCTGTTTATACAATAccaataagtatatataacaCATTTATTTCAGCCAACTGTTCCTTTTATTCACGagtgttctttttttcggcaTACTATGCCTGTTTCAAGATCGGTATGTCGGTTATGTTTATAGAGCCAGAATAGCAAAGTTTGAGTAACTACATGTAGCATCTGGCAGATGTTTGGGCTTGCGGCCCGAAGATGTCAGTCCGCCATGAACAGCCACTGTCAGAAGATTATTTCTGTATTTCTAGGTCTGGACGGCGGCGCGTAGGCGTACCTAGCCTCTAATTCGGATTGATCATAGCGCTGGCAGTCAGTTGTTTGAAGAAGGCATCAGGACGCAAATCAAAATATACAGATTTACAAGCAGTACTAGCTATGGCGTAAGTTAAATTACCGCCGCCATAAGCGCTATAGATGGAAAATGATGGGTAAGCCCAAatgtaagagagagaaaccAGTCTGGTCTAGCCCAGCGTCTTACCACTTCAGCTGGGCCGAGAGCAGCTGGGCGACATACTGACTTCAGGGGCTCCCGATGCAGATCTCTTACAAAACACAAGCATGTTAGAACCATTTGTGTAAGCTTCTTTCCATTAGGCGTAAGTTGAGCGCTTTGATAGCATTTGACACCCAGCTGATTCTTGTGTCCGGCACGTCACAGTCTAATAGCGGGACCCTTTCTGCTCCGGGACACTACCTTCCTAACTAGGCAATTGGCGCTGTATGAATTCCGCCAATTGAAGGTGGGCCCCGGAATCGAGAGCAGTTCGTGATCCAGCTGCGACGGTCTTACAGTTTCATTTTTGGGTGTAAGAGATGTCAAAACACCAATTCCAGCAAGACATCAAAGTCCGTGCTCACAGATTACCACACAGCCAGAAAATATGAGATCGGTCATGGACCATCCTTAATGGCAAAGTTCAGGCGAAAGATGGTACAGAAACCAAGATAGTATCATAGCGGCACCTATTTCGATTGTGTAGTTTTTCCGTGATCGTCACTCAGGACCGGCTGTAGGACCGAATTCATTCACATGGCTCACCTAATCATTTTGTTCTCTACAGAAGAATAGCTCGTGTTGTGAACGCGACGAGATTATTTTGCGTTTCATTCAGACAAAGCGGCTGCCTTTTAGCGTAAGTTTCATGCTCGTACTAGCAAAGATCGTCGTCTCAAACTGTTATGCATGTAAAATCCGTCTCATAGAGCATCTCAAGATCTGCATTGTGACCCTCTAATTATCATGGGAAAGTTGAAAGAGTCTGAAAATTTGAATGGCACCTGCCGAGTAACGTTAAGTCGTTCATAGATGAGCTCCGATGCCGAGACAGGACGAGCTCGATgaaatctttatataatatcgtAAATATACCATCAATTAGTTTCCATGCTATTGTTTTGTTAAGCCGTCATTGGTACATACTTcactcttttctcttgacACTCTTTGAAAAGCATTTTAAACTGTATATATAAGTGCTTCTTTCACCCTTTGTGTATATATCTCTACAACATGTTTTTTCGCAACGCCGTCGCTGTAACAAGCCTTTTGGCTGCACTTTCTAGTGCCCAACCCTCCGGTCCCGAATTGGCCGTGTACTGGGGTGCTGAAGATGATAGCACGACTCTCAGCGACGTGTGTTCAGACAATTCCTATGGCATTGTGAATCTTGCCTTCCTCGACACTTTCTTTGCTGCAGGAGGTTTTCCTCAACTCAGCATGAGCGGGTTGGATGGCCCATCTCAAGCTCAGAAAAGCGCTGGTGCCACTGGTCTCAAGGATGGTAGCAGCCTTGTGGATGCTATCAAGCAGTGCCAGTCGGCCGGGAAGCTGGTTCTTCTTAGCCTtggtggcgctggcgctgatgTCACTCTCCAATCAGACTCTGATGGGGAAAAAATCGCTGATACGCTTTGGAATCTGTTCGGTGGTGGTACTGATAACCAAGAGCTGCGCCCCTTTGGAGATATCAAGCTTGACGGCTTCGACCTGGGTGAGTAACATTAATGCAATAATACAATCAATTGTGACTAATTCTATATAGACAATGAATCCGGCAACCCCACGGGTTACCTAGCTATGGTAAAGCGTTTCAAGTCCAACTTCCAGTCAGACACAAGCAAAACCTACTTCCTCACTGCGGCTCCCCAATGCCCTTTCCCCGATGCCTCGCAGCCCCAAGATGTTTGCAGTGAATTGGACTTTGTCTGGGTCCAGTTTTACAATAACGGCGATTGCAACATTGCGCAATCTGATTTCCTAAATTCCGTCCAGACATGGAGCAGCGGTATTGGCAACGCCAAGCTGTATATAGGTGCTTTGGCTAGTGGCTCTGATGGTGATCAGGGCTTCGCTGACGCTAATACGCTATTGGGTGCTATTCAGGATGTAAAGAACATGAATCTCTCCAATTACGGCGGTGCCATGCTTTGGGAAGCCCAGCTGGCGGTTCAAAACGACAACTTTCAGCAGAAAATTGCTCCCGGTCTATAAGCAATGTGCAATACTAAGGATCTTACGTACATCACAGCGGGCTAGTGATGGAATATTGTATTATATGTATATTgcaaaatatataaacaatGACTGATTGTATATACGCATTTTCTTGCCAAAACTAACATACTGACTCATCTATGCCATATAACTACCTgctaattttcttttcaagaTCTCGTTAAAgaacatgtatatatatcaacATCTTTAACCAGCCAGTCTTAAACGGATATCCATGCGTGTTCTGCCTCAAGCTTCTGCATAACCCACTTCAAAGGCCTTTTTCGGGACTAGTCCAATACGAAATACATAGCAGCCCCCTGTGATCACACGAGCTTGTCTAGCCTTCAGATGAGACAGGCGATTACTATTCAGTGAGGCTTAGCCCATCGACCTTTAAACTCTTCTCAACTCTATGCCACCTACCCCGATTGAAGAAATTCCAACTCTTCAATATCTTTGTAGGGTACGTGGACTAGCGCCCAATACCTCTCAGCTGCCAAAGGCCCTCTTTCAGACCCTCAAGTGTAGACCAAGAGAAGCCAAAGGGAAAAGTCCGCCCCTCTATTTCCTTTTGGGTAACCCCCGCTTCACTCGTTGTGACTCAATCTCATTGGATAATCACAGACCTATATCGGTTGTCATGCTAGGCTTTATCAAGTCACTGGTACGAAAGGAAGAACGCCGGTGGTGCGGTGTCTGTCTCTTCGAGCTCAATCCGACGGCTAAACCACTCCCGTCGGACGTAGGTGAGCGATGGGAGTACGCATTTGCGGAGTGTGACTCTCGCGAGTTTAGTTTTGCGGATCTAGTCAATTCCTCTAAGCGTGGATGCGACCGATGCACAACTCTCCTCTTAGCGTTTGAGACGTTGGTCGGGGAATTCAAGGAGGCCACATGGAATCCTAACCTAAACTCGCCCGGAAGCCCATTCTTAGAAATCACCAAGGCCGATGGCACAAAACAGAATTTGGAGCTCTGCTGCAACGACACGTCATTGGATAAGCCAGTACTATTTGCAGACGAGCCGTGTCTACAGCCTGCTTTATGCAGAGGCTACAAACTCCCACGCTCAACAGGAGGCGATAAATCTCTCAGCCAGGCGGCAGTTTGGCTAGCCGAGTGTCGAAATTCTCACGACCAATGCCGAGCCTATGATGCAGCATTTGTGCCAAGCCGACTTCTCTACTTGGGGACAAAGCAAACTAACACCATCGAACTGGTCGATAATTTGGAGCATGCTGTGCCATATGCCGCCTTGAGTCACAGATGGACACAGGAAACGCCAACAAAGAGTCTCCTGACAACTAATCTGCAGGATCGAAAGCAGCATGGCATGCCTATGGCAAGCCTACCTGAGATGATGCAGGATGCCGTTTCTGTGCTGCGCCGACTAGGAATCGAGTATGTATGGATCGACTGTTTATGCATAGTGCAAGATGATAAAGAGGAttggaaaaaagaggctgcttTGATGGCATCTATCTATTCCTATGCTGAACTCACAATCGCGGCATCCTGGTGCGACAAGGTCGGGCAGCGCCTCTTCAGAGACCACAGCGCGCCCCACGAATCAGCGGTAGATGTTGCTAAGATTGGTGGGCAATCCATCTTTATCCGCCGTAGGAAGCCTCATTTCAACTGGTCGGGCACCGAGTCAGATATGTTCGGCTATACGATGACGGAAAATCCAGACATAGAATGGCCGACTTTGACCCGAGGCTGGGTATATCAAGAACAACTACTTTCGCGCCGAATGCTTCATTTCACGCGAAATGAGCTAATTTGGGAGTGTCTCGAGGCAACCCAGTGCGAGTGTGGGTGGTTTGATAATAACAATGTCCGCCAACAAGGGACTGAAGAGTCCTATAAACGAGCTGCCGGCGACAAGACGTGGGCTGAGGTAATCAAAGAATACGCCAAACGCCCTCTTACTGTTGCTACAGATAGGCTACCGGCTCTAGGGGGTATTGCCAAGACAACCGCGGTGGAAAAGGGATATGATACAGAGGAGTACCTGTGCGGGCTTTGGGAAAAGGAGCTTGAAAGCACCTTTTTCTGGTATCTCACCGAGCCTCCCTGTGGTCAGCGGCCCAACTCCCAGATCCCAACATGGTCATGGGCCTCTGTGGATGGAGATAAAGATTGTTGGCAGGTTTCTATAGAGGGTATCGAGTTTTTGGGAAGTGACGTGAAATATGCCTCCGGCAGTAACCCGTTCTTGGGCGACGTGGTAAGCGGAACATTGTCACTCGCCGGACAAGTAGTTTCCGGAACCATTTATCACGGCCAGGATTGGACTAGTACCCTGGAAACACTGCGCGATGCCactggctcttctcttctgctcaCTAGCGAGAGAGGCACAGAAGAGTATGGATTGCAGATTGGCGGGCAATTTGCAACATTCAATCCAGACTACAGATTGGATTTACCAGGAAATGATTTCATCTGTTCTGGTTCGCAAGTCCTTTGCTTGCTCTTTGGACGTACGACTTCAGGCGAGTGGGATCCTGATTCAGGCGAAGGAACTGAGACCGTTAGAGCGAATCTTCTCGTGTTACGCCGTACGAGCGAAGAGCCTCCTCGATACGAGAGGATAGGAGTGAATGAGAGCTGTATTGAACTGGACTCATTTCTTAGCCAGTCTGAAAGGCGTCAGCTGACTTTGGTATAATACCCAAACGGGTATATGCAGTGCACACACCTATGTATTAATAGCCTACTCCCATTAGTTTCGCACGTGGCCGCCGGCTACTGGGCAATATTATTCAAGCCATGACAGTTGCAGTCACTTCATGTTTCGGGTAGAGATACAACTCATGCATCAACTCTCTAAAACGGAAAGGATTTAGGCACCGCTCTTGTCGCTATAAAAAGACGATTCATGCTGCTATTGCCAGGCAAATAGCGGAACGAACTTGTGAAACTACCAGAGTCGACGATGATAGTGAGACAGCATGAAGAACAGTGGCCGGCGGGCACCGatgcttaaaataatagccaATCCGTACCGCCTATGCTAGAATTTCTGgtactagtatatagtagAATGCACAAGTCGACGGTCATCAAAGTTCTATACCGATTGCAGAAGTCGGTGAGAAAGCACCTCCCAATGACTAAAAGTAAGTGCATTTGCTTCATTTGTACATAGCCATTCAAATATTAGAATTGCAATTACTCCAAGTCGTTATTATCTAATCGATCTCATTCGGTGAAAGCGATGTGGAAAGGAGGGCAACCTCTGCGAAGGATCAGGCTTTTTGGCATTTCGCCTTGGCTGAGCGATAGATTCCCTCAGCGTTGTTTGGGCCTACATCCTTCATCCTTCGCCATGATCTTTTTATCCCTCTGTAGCACAATAATCCTGATTTCAGGTCTCACTGTCCGTAAGCTATTTCAACACTAATACTTCATATGGCCAAAGATAATTGCCCAGTCGCACAAAGCTTCTCCGGATTACAATCATTCCCGGGGCATGCCGCCAGCATTACACGGTAGTACTAGCTATGTTTCTTAGCCCCCAAAGCGGGTAAAAAAATTCTAACGCATGGTTCAATGTTTATGTTCGGGTCCCCTTGCatgaaacgaaacgaaacttTTAAGCTCCAGCCACTCAGCACTTACACATTGTGCTTCCCCAAGTTAACAAGCCAGCAGGACTTTGGAGGCCAGAAGAATCCTACATGTGCAAACTGCGAAGAGCAGCAGTTTGAAAACAAGACAGCGTGACGTCAATGAGGCATACACGAGAGACACCAAAGTGAAGGCATTACAAAATTTTATCGCGCATATGACGCTGTTTGCTGTGTCGTGAGGATTCGATTGAGTAATTGTGCTACCCATTGATCAGAGTTGGGCTGCTACCCAAAGCCACGTTCTTTAACCTCATAAGTCTAATGATAGAATGCTTTGTAAAGAGGCGCCACATGCTAAATCAacaaggtacatgtactgtaaTGTAATGTAATGCAATTACACGTAGCTTAGCTTTGCTCGTAAGCCTGGCGCTACTGTGCGCTTGGTTTGCTTAAGCTCCTCTGCCAAATAGTAATCATGGATTTCATGCCTATTGTGCAGTGTTCTAGGGCAGCTCTATTCATAGGCATGAGTCCGGATCTCTTAGTAACGGCAAGCTATCCTATTAATAGGGCTATTAATAGGAGCCAAAGCTGCAAAGGTGATGGGGCTGACATTTGCTAGCTTATTTTTACATACGGAACTGGCTTGAACCGGTGGCGGCGCAGACCTAAGCTAGTGCCCTTATAGTGCTGACGGCTTAGACCCAACAAGTTGGTTGTCAACTAAGGCTGAGAGCTACCCAATCACGCATTTTCTAAGGAAGACTGGAGGCTCGGAATATGGCGAAGCTAGTGCTGGGGCGGGCTGATATGGTAATGCCAAAGATGAGAATTGACTGCGAAATATTGCACTTTGCTCGGTTGGGTTACCAGCCGAGAGGCTGTACTACTGCAGATGTAGTCATCACCACTATGTTAGTTCAAATATGAAGTTCGGACTTTTGAGTGAAAGCATGTATAAATAAGAGCCTCTGATCTCACTGTA
It encodes:
- a CDS encoding uncharacterized protein (EggNog:ENOG41~CAZy:GH3); amino-acid sequence: MAASFDTDIVYRVGRAIGTEARSIGIHGCFSPVLDLAQEPRWGRVQETFGEDKVLTSHIGVAYSSGLSKNKTWSEDAVFPIMKHFAAHGAAQAGHNTAPFTGLGTRQIMQDLFIPFKANFDKGGARGVMMAYHEIDGIPAAVSPMLYQALEDWGFDGFTLADDTCMRNLLTEHKVASSQADAMQQWFNAGGMIDFYDWDLDSYLTTTKDLVANGSVPLKTLQSHVRQILGVKWDLGLFNNPYIPDNIDPLAIVASHQDVALEAAHKSIILLKNDNSTLPLDPSKSKVALIGPFADTINLGDYSGALGQYPAKYAHTLRQGMLSHLKNSSSGGQLKSSWGTNSWEYNNQYVVPGYLLSAPDGTAGGLKATYYAETNFTSPKASRLEVPAQDWGLYPPQGLSSNNFSAIWEGQFESPTDLDVNGWIGVAIGPNSTSKLYVDGKFIASKGYGPDGNVLGNIEGYGWIQQNNSIPPQDGVEFTFKKGAKHNVKIELQSWNNFKKTANVNSVNSQLIFWWNLVSPNGDALDQAVAIAQDSDVIVLAVGAAWNSDGEGGDRGTLDLAPSQEALARKIYALGKPVVLVLEGGRPFAIPDHYQQSAAVLDTHFGGQAGGQAIADVIFGAFNPGGRVPITIPYSVGQLPAYYNYKPSARAAQYLDIPSDPVYPFGHGLSYTTFSTSSPTASIRSTNSKRSSVDTRTNSQTFGGGDWIDFSVTVQNTGTVSGSYVVQIYLLGRVSIITQPVKQLVAFQRVYLDAGEKKTISLELEVDRYLMILDRTNKWELEKGSYTFSLLENGGSNADTSKSVSLQCVG
- the CHI3_1 gene encoding Endochitinase 3 (CAZy:GH18~SECRETED:SignalP(1-19)); the protein is MFFRNAVAVTSLLAALSSAQPSGPELAVYWGAEDDSTTLSDVCSDNSYGIVNLAFLDTFFAAGGFPQLSMSGLDGPSQAQKSAGATGLKDGSSLVDAIKQCQSAGKLVLLSLGGAGADVTLQSDSDGEKIADTLWNLFGGGTDNQELRPFGDIKLDGFDLDNESGNPTGYLAMVKRFKSNFQSDTSKTYFLTAAPQCPFPDASQPQDVCSELDFVWVQFYNNGDCNIAQSDFLNSVQTWSSGIGNAKLYIGALASGSDGDQGFADANTLLGAIQDVKNMNLSNYGGAMLWEAQLAVQNDNFQQKIAPGL